One window of the Arthrobacter sp. D5-1 genome contains the following:
- a CDS encoding isocitrate lyase/phosphoenolpyruvate mutase family protein, producing MTAHRGSVTKAEQFHKLHDAGPVPLVLVNVWDAASARVVQEAGATAIATSSSAVSWSLGFRDGDHVPWGLAMAALGRVVGATTLPVTADIETGYGRTDDELRATVHAVLDEGAVGINIEDSAAEPLTDIAEQSRRIALIRAVADDRRIPLFINARTDTYLSGRFPEEAFDETLRRAEAYLTAGADGVFVPGVLDLHVLHELSSRIPAPLNALAGVGAPSPLELHDAGVRRVSIGGNTAKAAYAKVARVAKEILADGNWAGLAGTRSHDEMDALFAEGPKYSL from the coding sequence ATGACAGCGCACCGGGGATCCGTGACCAAGGCCGAACAGTTCCACAAACTCCATGATGCAGGGCCTGTGCCGCTGGTGCTGGTGAACGTGTGGGACGCCGCTTCCGCCCGCGTTGTCCAGGAAGCAGGGGCGACGGCGATTGCCACTTCAAGCTCGGCCGTCTCCTGGAGCCTGGGCTTCCGGGACGGGGACCATGTGCCGTGGGGGCTGGCCATGGCCGCGTTGGGTCGCGTTGTTGGCGCCACTACCCTGCCGGTGACCGCGGACATCGAGACGGGCTACGGACGCACCGATGATGAACTGCGGGCAACCGTCCACGCCGTCCTGGACGAGGGTGCTGTGGGCATCAACATCGAGGACTCCGCGGCCGAACCGCTCACCGACATCGCCGAGCAATCGCGTCGCATAGCCCTCATCCGCGCCGTGGCCGATGACCGCAGGATCCCACTGTTCATCAATGCCCGCACGGACACGTATCTGTCCGGACGGTTTCCGGAGGAGGCTTTCGACGAGACGCTGCGGCGTGCCGAGGCCTACCTCACTGCCGGTGCCGATGGCGTCTTCGTGCCCGGCGTCCTGGATCTGCATGTCCTCCATGAACTATCCAGCCGCATACCGGCGCCGCTGAACGCGCTGGCGGGCGTAGGGGCGCCGTCGCCGCTGGAACTGCACGACGCCGGCGTCCGTCGCGTCAGTATCGGCGGCAACACCGCGAAGGCTGCCTACGCCAAGGTGGCCCGGGTTGCGAAGGAGATCCTGGCCGACGGCAACTGGGCCGGCCTCGCCGGCACGCGCAGCCACGACGAGATGGATGCACTCTTTGCGGAGGGGCCCAAGTACAGCTTGTGA
- a CDS encoding PLP-dependent aminotransferase family protein, with the protein MTHETLDAGATLPAEAIDAIERAATAAHPHEELFSARAANIKQSAVRDVFDISMRPGLVSLAGGNPYLQSLPLEKLGQTAARIIAEEGMTALQYGGGQGTEELRAQICDIMAAEGITDADPGNVVITAGSQSAQDVATKVFCNPGDVVLVENPTYVGALNTFEAYQVEVAPIDMDDDGLVPELLEARIAALQSEGKNIKFLYTIPNFNNPSGITLAAERRQRIVDICRDANIIVLEDNPYGLLRFDGHPIAPMRAANPDDVIYLGSFSKIFAPGLRIGWALVPAHLQRRFYLASEAVTLCPPPLNQMLVSAYLRDYDWKSQIDTYRTLYAERCEALLSALDEYMPAGLTWTRPDGGFFVWVTLPQGVDTYPLLAKAIDAGVVFIPGAAFSPVDGPSNKLRLAFSAVPPDTIAEGVRRLAPVLAEAITATNEGAAQ; encoded by the coding sequence GTGACCCACGAAACATTGGATGCCGGCGCAACGCTGCCCGCTGAAGCCATCGACGCCATTGAGCGGGCCGCCACGGCCGCCCACCCGCACGAGGAACTGTTCTCCGCGCGGGCCGCCAACATCAAGCAATCCGCCGTCCGCGATGTCTTCGACATCTCGATGCGGCCCGGCCTTGTCTCACTCGCCGGGGGCAACCCCTACCTGCAGTCGCTGCCGTTGGAGAAGCTCGGCCAGACCGCAGCCCGCATCATCGCCGAGGAAGGCATGACGGCCCTGCAGTACGGCGGCGGCCAGGGCACCGAAGAGCTCCGTGCCCAGATCTGCGACATCATGGCGGCAGAGGGCATCACCGACGCTGATCCCGGCAATGTGGTCATCACCGCCGGCTCACAGTCGGCGCAGGATGTGGCCACCAAGGTCTTCTGCAACCCCGGCGATGTGGTCCTGGTGGAAAACCCCACCTACGTGGGCGCCTTGAACACGTTCGAGGCATACCAAGTCGAGGTGGCACCGATCGACATGGACGACGACGGCCTGGTACCTGAGCTTCTTGAGGCCAGGATCGCTGCGCTCCAGTCAGAGGGAAAGAACATCAAATTCCTCTACACGATCCCCAACTTCAACAACCCCTCCGGGATCACCCTGGCCGCCGAACGCAGGCAACGGATCGTCGATATATGCCGGGACGCGAACATCATTGTCCTGGAGGACAACCCCTACGGACTCCTGCGTTTCGATGGCCATCCCATCGCCCCGATGCGCGCGGCCAACCCGGACGATGTCATCTACCTCGGCTCCTTCTCCAAGATCTTCGCTCCCGGCCTCCGGATCGGCTGGGCACTGGTTCCCGCGCACCTGCAGCGCCGCTTCTACCTGGCCTCCGAAGCCGTGACGCTCTGCCCGCCGCCACTGAACCAGATGCTGGTCTCGGCATATCTCCGCGACTATGACTGGAAAAGCCAGATCGATACGTACCGCACGCTGTACGCGGAGCGGTGCGAGGCCCTGCTCTCCGCGTTGGATGAGTACATGCCCGCCGGGCTTACATGGACCCGCCCGGACGGCGGCTTCTTCGTCTGGGTCACCCTGCCCCAAGGCGTGGACACGTACCCCTTGCTCGCCAAGGCCATCGACGCCGGCGTCGTCTTCATCCCCGGCGCAGCCTTCTCCCCCGTCGACGGCCCCTCCAACAAGCTCCGCCTGGCCTTCAGCGCAGTGCCGCCCGATACGATTGCCGAAGGCGTCCGCCGCCTGGCCCCAGTTTTGGCAGAAGCCATCACAGCCACCAATGAAGGAGCAGCACAATGA
- a CDS encoding universal stress protein: MTGVVIVGVDGSETAMRAAQAAQQLAIGLGASLRVVSAFDSNRTEVVEIGTDKWIVSDAAEAETVARTVAERLTHEGLDITYSAARGKPGEALVKEAEMQDARLIVVGNRRMQGLGRVLGSVANTVAHTAPCDVYIAKTDQP; the protein is encoded by the coding sequence ATGACCGGAGTTGTGATTGTCGGAGTAGACGGCAGCGAGACGGCAATGAGGGCAGCACAGGCCGCCCAGCAGCTGGCCATCGGACTCGGAGCCAGCCTGCGCGTTGTCAGCGCTTTCGACAGCAACCGTACTGAGGTGGTTGAGATCGGCACCGACAAGTGGATCGTGTCAGACGCCGCCGAAGCGGAGACCGTGGCCCGTACCGTAGCGGAGCGACTGACCCATGAGGGCCTGGACATCACCTACTCCGCGGCGCGTGGCAAGCCCGGCGAAGCCTTGGTGAAGGAAGCCGAAATGCAGGATGCCCGGCTGATCGTGGTGGGCAACCGGCGCATGCAGGGCCTGGGCAGGGTTCTGGGCAGTGTGGCAAACACCGTGGCCCACACGGCACCCTGCGATGTCTACATCGCCAAGACCGACCAGCCGTAA
- a CDS encoding APC family permease yields MDTTPASATQIPPSGPTLKRVLGLPSLVAFGLTSMGILSVVAVYGPGTEISDGHLPAAYIAALVAMLFTAHSYGQMARNVPVTGGAYAYASRAFGKPVGFMVGWAMMLDYLFLPMVNFLLFGLYLNSLLPAIPSQLAVLACLLVVGLFSVIGVAWIKKMNFVVVAASVVVILVFLVLAVLNAPDLTVENLIRPLTLGEGGLAPVMAAAAMVSFAFLGFDGVSTLSEEARNPKRDVPRGIILSTLFAGVGYALFSVAGSLIAPEWRAIENLDAAGTELMQRAGGDVLMVVFVVVNLGGLVLCGTAAQMSVSRVIYAMGRDKILPGAFSTLNLRFRTPHVAALLVSAVSLVALFITLEQAVYMINFGALFAFAAVNLATIKVLFFDLRKRGPQSALRNLIMPLLGFAFIAWLWTSLAWFTYLLGAAWLAVGATIYVVSRRRAGGNIALDFDDATPLEEPHPVSAKTPGS; encoded by the coding sequence ATGGACACTACCCCAGCAAGTGCTACCCAAATCCCGCCCTCTGGGCCAACGCTCAAGAGGGTCCTTGGCTTGCCGTCATTGGTCGCCTTCGGGTTAACGTCCATGGGTATCTTGTCCGTGGTGGCGGTCTACGGACCCGGTACGGAGATCAGTGATGGACATCTTCCAGCAGCCTACATAGCTGCCCTGGTAGCCATGCTCTTTACAGCTCATAGCTACGGACAAATGGCACGCAATGTTCCTGTCACCGGTGGCGCGTACGCCTACGCGTCAAGGGCTTTTGGCAAGCCTGTGGGCTTCATGGTGGGTTGGGCCATGATGCTGGACTACCTGTTCCTGCCCATGGTCAACTTCCTGCTCTTCGGCCTCTATCTCAACAGCCTGCTGCCTGCCATACCATCACAGCTCGCAGTCCTGGCTTGTCTGCTGGTGGTGGGCCTCTTCAGTGTGATCGGTGTTGCGTGGATCAAGAAGATGAACTTTGTAGTGGTGGCGGCGTCCGTCGTCGTCATTCTTGTCTTCCTCGTGCTGGCGGTCCTCAACGCTCCGGACCTGACTGTGGAGAACCTCATCCGGCCCCTCACTCTTGGGGAGGGTGGGCTGGCGCCGGTCATGGCCGCCGCTGCAATGGTGTCCTTTGCGTTCCTGGGGTTCGACGGCGTCTCCACGCTGTCCGAGGAAGCGCGCAACCCGAAGAGGGACGTGCCGCGGGGCATTATCTTGTCCACGCTGTTCGCAGGTGTTGGTTACGCGCTGTTTTCCGTAGCCGGCAGCCTCATCGCTCCCGAGTGGAGGGCCATTGAGAACCTTGATGCAGCAGGAACGGAGCTCATGCAACGTGCCGGCGGCGATGTCCTGATGGTGGTCTTCGTGGTGGTTAACCTCGGCGGACTTGTTCTCTGCGGCACGGCGGCCCAGATGAGTGTCAGCCGGGTCATCTATGCCATGGGGCGGGACAAGATCCTGCCCGGGGCCTTCTCCACGCTGAACCTGCGCTTTCGCACGCCGCATGTGGCGGCGCTGCTGGTATCCGCAGTCTCACTGGTTGCTTTGTTCATCACTTTGGAACAGGCGGTCTACATGATCAACTTCGGGGCTTTGTTCGCCTTCGCCGCGGTCAACCTGGCCACCATCAAGGTGCTGTTCTTTGACTTGCGTAAGCGCGGTCCCCAAAGCGCGCTGCGGAACCTGATCATGCCGCTGCTGGGATTCGCCTTCATCGCGTGGCTGTGGACGTCACTCGCCTGGTTCACGTATCTGCTGGGAGCAGCGTGGCTTGCGGTGGGTGCAACCATCTACGTGGTGAGCCGCAGGAGGGCCGGAGGCAATATCGCCCTGGATTTCGACGACGCAACCCCTCTTGAGGAGCCGCATCCCGTCTCAGCTAAAACGCCGGGTAGCTGA
- a CDS encoding amidohydrolase family protein — protein MTTHSPTREVGQSRWSGGPSLLTTRGLVDAHIHPDKTTVGSAWLPRRSAPTLADLIENDLRAQLSFQDSVEERSFALMRQAVLQGTMAMRAHVDVGTQIGLRNIHGVRAAAERLAPFLDVQIVAFPQFGLLSNPGTLNLMEASLAEGADLVGGLDPASLDGDLDGHLKAVFGLANKHGRDVDIHLHDAGPDGLAQLRDIAQRTRAEGMQGRVTIGHAFALCDPAQPGLEATLDAMAEAGMWMATCALGADPVPVLDVMERHGVKVALGSDGVRDAWSPFGTGSMMDRAHLLGYRTGASTDAELERCFRIATVAGAELVGSAAVSDFSGAESGDRLEFAANSIPELVVDRPSPLRVIRDGQQVVI, from the coding sequence ATGACAACACATTCACCAACCCGCGAAGTAGGCCAAAGCCGTTGGTCCGGCGGCCCGTCTCTCCTCACGACGCGGGGCTTAGTGGACGCACACATTCACCCGGATAAGACCACAGTGGGTTCTGCATGGTTGCCCCGCCGATCCGCCCCCACGCTGGCCGACCTCATCGAAAACGATCTCCGTGCACAGCTCTCGTTCCAGGACAGCGTGGAGGAACGTTCCTTCGCGTTGATGAGGCAAGCTGTCCTCCAGGGGACCATGGCGATGCGGGCGCACGTTGACGTCGGTACCCAGATCGGGCTCAGGAACATTCACGGCGTCAGGGCGGCCGCGGAACGCCTTGCACCCTTCCTCGACGTCCAAATCGTCGCTTTCCCGCAGTTCGGCCTCCTCAGTAATCCGGGGACGCTCAACCTCATGGAAGCGTCATTGGCTGAGGGGGCAGACCTGGTGGGCGGCCTTGACCCTGCTTCGCTGGACGGTGATCTGGATGGCCATCTGAAGGCGGTCTTCGGACTGGCGAACAAGCATGGCAGGGACGTGGACATCCACCTCCACGACGCCGGACCGGACGGACTGGCACAATTGCGGGACATCGCACAGCGCACGCGGGCGGAAGGCATGCAGGGCCGCGTCACCATTGGACATGCTTTTGCTCTTTGCGACCCTGCGCAACCCGGGCTCGAAGCCACCCTTGATGCCATGGCCGAGGCCGGAATGTGGATGGCGACGTGTGCCCTGGGTGCCGATCCGGTCCCTGTTCTGGATGTCATGGAAAGACACGGGGTCAAAGTTGCGCTCGGCTCCGACGGAGTCCGGGACGCGTGGTCACCCTTTGGTACGGGGAGCATGATGGACCGCGCGCATCTGCTCGGATACCGCACTGGTGCTTCCACCGATGCTGAGCTGGAACGTTGCTTCAGGATCGCTACGGTTGCAGGCGCAGAGCTTGTGGGATCGGCGGCTGTGAGCGATTTCTCCGGTGCGGAATCAGGTGACCGTCTCGAATTCGCAGCAAACTCAATCCCCGAATTGGTGGTCGACCGGCCATCACCGCTGAGGGTTATCCGGGATGGGCAACAAGTGGTGATCTAG
- a CDS encoding phosphatase PAP2 family protein, whose amino-acid sequence MSGPWRTVARALTEVFQPPVVVFGLLLISPAIEPGFPGTMWFGLLAALFVCVLPLAYVLVMVKLGRITDHHVSDRRQRPALLLMALVSVVVGLVVLHLMNGPVSVLVMIIALIGGIGILAVVSAFWKMSGHASALAAAAVIVVAMFGPAWLPVLLLVPAVGWSRLVLRAHTLGQVIVGSLFGGVVIAGLWWLLQDMML is encoded by the coding sequence GTGTCGGGGCCGTGGCGCACGGTTGCCCGTGCCCTGACGGAGGTGTTCCAGCCGCCGGTTGTGGTGTTTGGGCTGTTATTGATCAGCCCCGCGATCGAGCCCGGATTTCCTGGAACCATGTGGTTCGGCCTCCTGGCCGCGTTGTTCGTTTGTGTCCTCCCGCTGGCCTATGTGCTGGTGATGGTCAAATTGGGCCGGATCACGGACCACCATGTCAGCGACCGGCGCCAACGGCCGGCCCTGCTGCTGATGGCCTTGGTGTCGGTGGTGGTTGGCCTGGTGGTGCTGCACCTGATGAATGGTCCGGTCAGCGTCTTGGTAATGATCATCGCGCTCATCGGTGGTATCGGGATCCTGGCGGTGGTCAGCGCCTTCTGGAAGATGAGCGGGCATGCGTCTGCCCTTGCCGCGGCGGCCGTCATTGTGGTCGCCATGTTTGGGCCTGCATGGCTGCCTGTACTTCTCCTGGTGCCAGCAGTGGGCTGGTCACGACTGGTCCTGCGTGCCCACACCTTGGGCCAGGTCATCGTCGGCTCGCTGTTTGGTGGCGTGGTGATCGCCGGCCTGTGGTGGTTGTTGCAGGACATGATGCTCTAG